A genomic window from Sorex araneus isolate mSorAra2 chromosome 2, mSorAra2.pri, whole genome shotgun sequence includes:
- the PYGO1 gene encoding pygopus homolog 1 encodes MSAEQDKEPIALKRVRGGDSGLDGLGGPTGVQLGSPDKKKRKTNAQGPSFPPLSEYAPPPNPNSDHLVAANPFDDNYNALSYKPVPASSAYLGPGYAGFGGYGTFRMPPQAPPRLSGPYCAPYALRNQPHPFPQNPLGVGFNRAPAFNFGPPESPGFGSPPYGGALSQHLRPAPAEGFAPLPGGQVPTADLAPPFAPPPPPPPGSNSSFASPLVDPHQAFLPPAGAFGPAKAGAPAKPDFAAQGAPKSLAPNPAAQAGPHLGLDEAPPAPLELKGAGRGGAAAPQAEAVHGGGGAGGGGCANGTQQQQQQQQQQQQQPPPPPPGAPRAAPAADGGAAADKGGPAPPPPRPADPVYPCGICTHEVNDDQDAILCEASCQKWFHRICTGMTETAYGLLTAEAAAVWGCDACMAEDDVQLRRTREPFGRPAGTGDA; translated from the exons gtGGCGATAGTGGACTGGATGGTTTAGGAGGACCAACAGGTGTACAGCTTGGAAGTCCAGATAAGAAAAAGCGCAAGACAAATGCACAG GGGCCTTCTTTCCCCCCGCTGTCGGAGTACGCGccgcccccaaacccaaactcgGACCACCTCGTGGCGGCGAACCCGTTCGATGACAACTACAACGCCCTGTCCTACAAGCCCGTGCCCGCGTCCAGCGCGTACCTGGGCCCCGGCTACGCGGGCTTCGGCGGCTACGGCACGTTCAGGATGCCCCCGCAGGCGCCCCCGCGGCTGTCGGGCCCCTACTGCGCGCCCTACGCGCTCAGGAACCAGCCGCACCCCTTCCCCCAGAACCCGCTGGGCGTGGGCTTCAACCGCGCGCCCGCCTTCAACTTCGGCCCCCCGGAGAGCCCGGGCTTCGGCAGCCCCCCCTACGGCGGCGCGCTGAGCCAGCAcctgcgccccgcgcccgccgagGGCTTCGCGCCGCTCCCGGGGGGCCAGGTGCCCACCGCAGACCTGGCGCCCCCCttcgcgccgccgccgccgccgccgccgggcagTAACTCCAGCTTCGCGTCGCCCCTGGTGGACCCCCACCAGGCGTTCCTCCCGCCCGCGGGCGCCTTCGGACCGGCCAAGGCGGGCGCCCCCGCCAAGCCCGACTTCGCGGCGCAGGGAGCCCCCAAAAGCCTGGCCCCGAACCCCGCGGCGCAGGCCGGCCCGCACCTGGGCCTGGACGAGGCCCCCCCGGCTCCCCTGGAGCTcaagggcgcgggccgggggggcGCCGCAGCCCCCCAGGCCGAGGCGGTgcacggaggaggaggagcaggaggaggaggatgcgCCAACGGgacgcagcagcagcagcagcagcagcagcagcagcagcagcagccgccgccgccgccgcccggagccccccgggccgcccccgccgcAGATGGGGGGGCCGCCGCCGACAAGgggggcccggccccgccgccgccgcggcccgcCGACCCCGTGTACCCTTGCGGCATCTGCACGCACGAGGTCAACGACGACCAGGACGCCATCCTGTGCGAGGCGTCGTGCCAGAAGTGGTTCCACCGCATCTGCACGGGCATGACCGAGACGGCCTACGGGCTGCTGACGGCCGAGGCGGCCGCCGTGTGGGGCTGCGACGCCTGCATGGCCGAGGACGACGTGCAGCTGCGGCGCACGCGCGAGCCCTTCGGGCGGCCCGCGGGCACCGGCGACGCGTAG